The Lactuca sativa cultivar Salinas chromosome 2, Lsat_Salinas_v11, whole genome shotgun sequence genome includes the window GTCCCTCATGAGAATTTGCTGGTCTCTTATCACTGCATTGGTCTCATCATTTCGTTTTTCTGAAGCCTCCGTAAATCTAGTTAGCATGGACTCTAAATCAACTTTCTTTTCTGGTTGTGGTTGCTTTTTTTGATAAAAGCCTTGGCCAGTTCCCCTAAAATTTTCATCTTTTTGCTTTTTATATTCATCATATGGAAACCACTCTTTCTTTGGCTTCCTCCAATCTTCATCGTATTTGTCTCCATTAGAGTAGTATACTTGATCCTTCTTATTCTCGTTCTCCTCCAAATGGCAATATTTTGTCAAATGTGGACCATTGCATCTTACACAACCTACATGAATAGCATGTATGGATTGGTCCATCTTAGTCACTCTTCGGTCCATAGTATTCAACATAGTTAAGACAACTTCCATATCCTCAAAAGTGCCACTCCTAATGCATTTTGCTTCATCATGTCTAGGATTGTGGTATTCACGTGAATTCTTAGAAAACTCTTCAATCAATTCCTTAATCTCATCGTGATTTTTCTTTGTtaaaggtccttgagaatcaaggagtttccTTGTCA containing:
- the LOC111883470 gene encoding uncharacterized protein LOC111883470 encodes the protein MREPFLEHFFPRSKVAKLKKDIENFEQQPCESLYEAWDRYNRLIRNCPQNDLNEQQEVSIFYDEVNMMTRKLLDSQGPLTKKNHDEIKELIEEFSKNSREYHNPRHDEAKCIRSGTFEDMEVVLTMLNTMDRRVTKMDQSIHAIHVGCVRCNGPHLTKYCHLEENENKKDQVYYSNGDKYDEDWRKPKKEWFPYDEYKKQKDENFRGTGQGFYQKKQPQPEKKVDLESMLTRFTEASEKRNDETNAVIRDQQILMRDQQALLRNHQASIQNIEAQLRQLTTLVNERLSPQNSR